In Chaetodon auriga isolate fChaAug3 chromosome 22, fChaAug3.hap1, whole genome shotgun sequence, the genomic window GTATTTATTTGGAAAACGATCTTTCATTCTGTCAGTAAAGCCTCGTCTATGACTCATATATACTTGATGAAGTGTTCTGGTCAATGGTGCCGCTCCCTGAACAAGTATGAACATACAAAGTGGTTCCTCACACGCTGATCTGTGGTTCAGTTCTAGTATTTTGCAATGCACGAATGATAAAGAATTTCCtgggaattttttttcttcttctcagatGATCTCCCTGGTGATGGTGTCAATTGGCGTGTATGCCCGCATGACGAAACATGCAGGTGAGTGGCCTTTTCCTCCGTGGAGCATACAGTCTTTCGACACGCTTTCAGCGCGCAGCACAGTGGGAAAACTGGGAAAACGACATCCAAAAACACGCTTCTGTAaatgtttcctgtctctgtttgaGAGGAAAAGTTCATCTGTTCACATCGGCCTTTGAACCCCTCTTTTCGTCTTCTTGTCAGAGGCAGCTCTGGCGTGTCTGTCGGTGGACCCCGCTGTAATGCTGATGGTGGTGGGGgtcctcatgttcatcatcaccttctgtggctgtgtgggctccctgagagaaaacatctgcctCCTGCAGACAGTAAGCCTGGATTTACTGTGTTCTGTACAGATGATTTTTGGAGAACTGCACATTTTCTCCAAGTTAACAAGTAACAGCTGAGACGCAGGATCTTGTGGAATCTGTCCTCCAAAGAATTAACCCAAAGCAGATCAATATTTACACTGCTGTAACCAtcattctctctcctcctcttcctcttcctcctcacagttCTGTATCTGTCTGACAGTGATCTTCCTGCTCCAGCTGGTTGCTGGGATCCTGGGCTTCATCTTCGCTGATAAGGTAATGAAACAACAGGGAGGATTGATCAGAATAACGTGAGAATAAATGtatttggggggaaaaaagaacgTGTTTTTCACAACCAATGCACCTTGTTTATAGACTCTTTCCTGGGCCCAACTTTGCTTTATGTGTAACACTGCCCTCTCCTGGGCTTTGTCTGCAACTGCTGCACACTTTTAATTTACTCAGAGCAGATTTTTAgatgtgattttgtttgatAATTAGAGACAAGGCAGTAGAAAGAGTCTCTTGGGATTATCCTGCTTGTCACAAAACTGCTACTAGTTTCCAAAACTTACTTAACATAAATTGTTTGATGCATCTTTCTTAGTAATTCCACTGATGTGAAAACCAACATATAACGTGTGTAATCATGacatattttttgtctttttctgtcctttgcCAAGGCTCGGAATAAAGTGACTGAGATCATCAATAACGCTATCGTCCACTACAGAGACGATATTGATCTGCAAAACCTCATTGACTTTGGTCAGAAAGAGGTAAGGGTTTAGTCCAAATACAGACTTCATGCcatgcacactgcactgtgAGTCACCCTCATTTTGTTTGGTAAATTGCAGGGCAGTCGTAGCATTACCAAAGTTTCTGTAGCTACATACAAAGATCGCTAATATCTTCTGTTGTATGTGTCCTCAGTTTGGCTGCTGCGGTGGTGTGACGTACACAGACTGGTCCCAGAACATGTACTTCAACTGCAACAAGGAAAACCCCAGCAGGGAACGCTGCTCCGTCCCCTTCTCCTGTTGCATCATGGTCGAAGACAAGGTCACTGTCCTTCACCTCAAGACTctgctttttgtgttgtttggtgtctgataatcatttatttgtcttttaactgtctgtgtgcttgaGCAGATGGTCATCAACACCATGTGTGGACAGGGCATGCAGGAATTAGAGTACATTGAAGCTGGAAACTTCATCCACACCAATGGCTGCATAGACAAACTAGTGAACTGGATCCACAGTAACCTGTTCCTGCTGGGAGGCATCGCCCTGGGACTGGCCATACCACAGgtaggatacacacacacacccacacacacattgtactCAAGCCTCTTTTATGAGTGGAGACTGCTGTAGCCAGCTGGTGAGCcctttgttttgtctcctgcAGCTGGTTGGCATCCTCTTGTCTCAGATTTTGATCAACCAGATCAAAGACCAGATCGAGCTCCAGAAC contains:
- the tspan33a gene encoding tetraspanin-33, translating into MGGRRRGAPGSDEDYTFVSPVVKYLLFIFNLIFWMISLVMVSIGVYARMTKHAEAALACLSVDPAVMLMVVGVLMFIITFCGCVGSLRENICLLQTFCICLTVIFLLQLVAGILGFIFADKARNKVTEIINNAIVHYRDDIDLQNLIDFGQKEFGCCGGVTYTDWSQNMYFNCNKENPSRERCSVPFSCCIMVEDKMVINTMCGQGMQELEYIEAGNFIHTNGCIDKLVNWIHSNLFLLGGIALGLAIPQLVGILLSQILINQIKDQIELQNYNLKHRFDPWS